Below is a genomic region from Candidatus Obscuribacterales bacterium.
GCAACCGGTGGGTCGCAAATGGCTAACTCGCAAGAAGCCGAGAAGTCCGATCATTCGCCGCTTTCGCAAAGAGAGATAAGCGTGCTTTCCTTAATTGTGGCAGGTTTAAGCAATCAAGAAATTGCCGAACGCTTAACCTTAAGCGTAGAAACTGTAAAAACGCACGTGCGTCACATTATGGAAAAACTAGCAGTTCACGATCGCACACAGGCAGCAGTGAAGGCCTTGAGACAAGGTCTCGTCTAACTCTTTTCCATTTCTTCTAGTCGTTTGATGCGCTCCATAATTGGCGGGTGCGTCGAATATAAATTGATAAACCAATTATCCGGATTGGGCTTCACTATATAGAGTGATGACAGCGCCGGATTGACATTGGTGAAAGGAATTTGCTGACTGCCTTTATCTAATTTAGCCAGAGCATTTGCCAGCGCTTCGGGATCTTGCGTAATCTCAGCGCCAGTTTTGTCGGCTTGATATTCACGCGCGCGAGATATTGCTAAATTGATAAGCGTGGCTGCAATCGGCGCAAGTATGACCAACAACAAAGAAAATAACGGGTTGCCACCGCCATTTCTATCATCTCTGTTGCCGCCGAGATAATAACCAAAGTGAGCGATCATCGTAACGACAGATGCAAGCACTGCTGCCATTGTCGTAATCAAAACATCTCTATTGCGCACATGCCCCAGCTCGTGTGCAAGAACAGCCGCCAACTCGCGCTTATTCATAATGCGCATGATGCCTTCCGTCACTGCAATTGCAG
It encodes:
- a CDS encoding zinc metalloprotease HtpX, with product MNTLKTILLMGILTALIVFVGGVIGGERGLYIAFAFAVLTNVGSYWFSDTIALKMSGAQPVTREESPELYEIVEGLAKRAQIPVPRIYAIPTDSPNAFATGRDPQHAAIAVTEGIMRIMNKRELAAVLAHELGHVRNRDVLITTMAAVLASVVTMIAHFGYYLGGNRDDRNGGGNPLFSLLLVILAPIAATLINLAISRAREYQADKTGAEITQDPEALANALAKLDKGSQQIPFTNVNPALSSLYIVKPNPDNWFINLYSTHPPIMERIKRLEEMEKS